One window from the genome of Treponema sp. OMZ 838 encodes:
- a CDS encoding CPBP family intramembrane glutamic endopeptidase, with protein sequence MSNGISIGKGILWMLVWFGFMILYTILDISIWRKIAPEQSRVLNLITVALCIIIFLNLLMTKTNFKLHLFSNISFQGIILALGCSILFYFLLDKGLDPIFENLFPSSKENYQQTIRLIKISPIATFFDFCILAPILEEVLMRGFLLNGFCTNYGKIVALLISATLFSILHFNIVQMVPSFICGIILGLLYFYTDSIFSCILAHIGYNTISYMMIMLPICASSQIT encoded by the coding sequence ATGAGTAATGGAATATCTATTGGAAAAGGAATTCTATGGATGCTTGTTTGGTTTGGCTTTATGATTCTGTATACGATTCTTGATATTTCAATATGGAGAAAGATTGCCCCTGAACAAAGTAGGGTTTTAAACTTAATTACTGTTGCTTTATGTATAATAATATTTCTTAATCTACTAATGACAAAAACAAATTTCAAACTACATTTGTTTTCAAATATTTCTTTTCAAGGAATAATATTAGCATTAGGGTGTTCCATATTATTTTATTTTCTTTTAGATAAGGGATTAGATCCCATATTTGAAAATTTATTTCCATCAAGTAAAGAAAACTATCAACAAACTATCCGCTTAATAAAGATATCGCCGATTGCCACTTTTTTTGATTTTTGTATCCTTGCGCCTATTCTTGAGGAAGTTTTAATGAGAGGATTTTTGCTTAACGGTTTTTGCACAAACTACGGGAAAATTGTTGCCTTGCTCATATCTGCTACACTTTTTTCAATACTCCATTTTAATATCGTTCAAATGGTACCTTCATTTATATGCGGCATAATTTTAGGTTTGCTTTATTTTTATACTGATTCTATATTTTCTTGTATCCTTGCTCATATAGGGTATAATACGATTTCATATATGATGATAATGTTACCTATATGTGCATCATCTCAAATAACTTAG
- a CDS encoding NYN domain-containing protein: MKSVIMEISAYGRIVVKRAYGNWTKEVLKKWEDDFRNLAIKPIQQIDYVKGKNATDMALVIDALDFLYTSNYDTYAIVSSDSDFTPLAIKLRESGKFVIGVGKESASEAFKQSCDLYLCLEKLNMDSDEVIEEVENNVNNKETEIDELDRLLQIAANSYQDDETGYTNVSSAGTYIKRVKPDFDISKYGVKKLPEYIERKSDLYEMTKYKGKGTVNIIAYKLKENNT; the protein is encoded by the coding sequence ATGAAATCTGTAATAATGGAAATTTCAGCATACGGTAGAATTGTTGTAAAAAGAGCCTATGGTAATTGGACAAAAGAAGTGTTAAAGAAATGGGAAGATGATTTTAGAAATCTCGCTATTAAACCAATCCAACAGATTGATTATGTAAAAGGTAAAAATGCAACTGACATGGCATTAGTAATAGATGCCTTAGATTTTCTATATACTTCCAATTATGATACATATGCAATTGTTTCAAGTGATAGCGATTTTACTCCTTTAGCTATTAAACTGCGTGAATCAGGCAAATTCGTGATAGGTGTAGGTAAAGAGTCTGCCTCAGAAGCTTTTAAACAATCTTGTGATCTATATCTTTGTTTAGAAAAACTTAACATGGATTCTGATGAAGTTATTGAGGAAGTTGAAAATAATGTAAATAACAAAGAAACAGAAATAGACGAATTAGATAGATTGTTACAAATTGCTGCAAATTCTTATCAAGATGACGAAACTGGATATACAAATGTAAGTTCCGCAGGAACATATATAAAAAGGGTAAAACCTGATTTTGACATATCAAAATATGGTGTTAAAAAATTGCCTGAATATATTGAACGAAAATCTGATTTATATGAAATGACTAAATATAAAGGAAAAGGAACTGTTAATATTATAGCTTATAAACTTAAAGAAAATAACACATAA